From a region of the Nitrospiraceae bacterium genome:
- the rapZ gene encoding RNase adapter RapZ, whose protein sequence is MAALKLVVVSGLSGSGKSHALKAFEDAGYFCVDNLPPALLPTFVELCHQQGGEIKNVALGIDIRERVFFGDLVKVLDEVRALGHAVELIFLEARDEVLVRRFSESRRPHPVLPHMPVLDGVRFERERLSELRKHADRVIDTSDITVHDLRERLTREFRQDSGGRRMTISLVTFGYKFGVPYDIDLLFDVRFLRNPFFVPELKPLTGEDGRVQDYVLSDPSASQFLEQLHGFFAFLMPLFERDQRSYLSIGIGCTGGRHRSVTIAARLKERFAALGYDVSVTHRDLQKS, encoded by the coding sequence ATGGCAGCACTTAAGCTGGTCGTCGTCAGCGGTCTTTCCGGGTCCGGAAAGAGCCATGCGCTCAAGGCGTTCGAGGACGCCGGATATTTCTGCGTCGACAATCTTCCTCCCGCCTTGCTCCCTACCTTCGTCGAACTCTGTCATCAGCAGGGCGGGGAAATCAAAAACGTCGCCCTGGGAATCGATATCCGTGAACGGGTGTTTTTTGGAGACCTGGTCAAGGTCCTCGACGAGGTGCGGGCCCTCGGACATGCGGTGGAACTGATTTTCCTGGAGGCGCGGGACGAGGTGCTCGTGCGCCGTTTCTCGGAGAGCCGCCGCCCGCATCCGGTGCTTCCCCACATGCCGGTGCTCGATGGGGTACGCTTCGAGCGTGAGCGCTTGAGCGAACTCCGCAAACATGCGGACCGCGTCATCGATACCTCGGACATCACGGTCCATGACCTGCGTGAGCGCCTGACCAGGGAATTCAGGCAGGATTCGGGCGGACGCCGTATGACGATTTCCCTGGTGACGTTCGGGTACAAGTTCGGAGTCCCTTACGACATCGATCTGCTGTTCGACGTGCGCTTCCTGCGGAACCCCTTTTTCGTTCCCGAACTCAAGCCCCTGACCGGAGAGGACGGCCGGGTACAGGACTACGTACTCAGCGATCCGAGCGCCTCTCAATTTCTCGAGCAACTCCACGGGTTTTTCGCCTTCCTCATGCCGCTGTTCGAACGCGATCAGCGCAGCTATCTCAGTATCGGCATCGGTTGCACCGGCGGCCGGCACCGGTCGGTCACCATCGCCGCACGTCTCAAGGAGCGCTTTGCCGCGCTCGGCTACGACGTCTCCGTCACCCACCGCGACCTTCAGAAAAGCTAG
- the raiA gene encoding ribosome-associated translation inhibitor RaiA, which produces MRLMITGRHVAVTPALRRYIESRMERLDRYGVRLNTLQVLLSVERFHHMAEVTGVVLGRRIQAKTSTEEMYASIDQVVDKLGAQLRKLKDRRAHHKVGDHRRLADLQPEAPRNDGVQVEVVRPALEVLSVEEAAEALREAPTGVLMFINDVTGNVQVVQRLPGGKVSLIDPERKRARAHGST; this is translated from the coding sequence ATGCGATTGATGATCACGGGGCGGCACGTGGCGGTCACACCGGCATTGCGTCGGTATATCGAATCCAGGATGGAGCGATTGGATCGATACGGGGTTCGCCTGAATACCCTTCAGGTGCTTCTCAGCGTGGAGCGGTTTCACCACATGGCTGAAGTCACCGGGGTGGTGCTGGGCCGACGGATTCAAGCCAAGACATCCACCGAGGAGATGTACGCATCCATTGATCAGGTGGTCGACAAGTTAGGCGCGCAGTTGCGGAAGCTCAAGGATCGTCGGGCCCACCACAAAGTCGGTGACCATCGACGGCTCGCCGATCTGCAGCCCGAGGCTCCACGCAATGACGGGGTACAGGTCGAGGTCGTGAGACCGGCGCTCGAGGTGTTGAGCGTGGAGGAAGCCGCGGAGGCGCTTCGCGAGGCGCCGACCGGCGTGCTGATGTTCATCAACGACGTGACCGGCAACGTCCAGGTCGTGCAGCGCCTTCCCGGCGGCAAGGTGTCTCTCATCGATCCGGAGCGCAAGCGCGCTCGCGCACATGGCAGCACTTAA
- the rpoN gene encoding RNA polymerase factor sigma-54, producing the protein MKLRLDLKLSQKLIMTPQLQQAIKLLQLSRLELQQSLQQHLMENPLLDELVAETEEAEETATAEREQPELPSSTSTRAEEVEREDKPVEGGENAEEFSASSWEDYFDTDLRRGEAEYGASSQDEFPSYEQTVAKSASLEDHLAWQLSLSGLSPREKEIGRLIIGNLDDDGYLRMTLDELVSDTPYSVAEAESVLKDVQGFDPTGVAARDLPECLLLQLGFLGRRPIGALGARPGELKGSILEAIVLHHLKDLEKKQYARISKALNISMEDVFRATKVIEALEPKPGRPFSNTQNYVIVPDVFVVKNEGEWEVLLNDDGLPRMRISPYYKQLMSSGRSGSAETKAYLDEKLRAAQWVIRSIEQRNKTIVKVVSSIVKFQEAFFEKGIQYLKPLVLKQVAEDIGMHESTISRVTANKYMYCPQGMLELKFFFNAGLQRADQPSDMLSSLTVREMIRKMVADEDARKPLKDEEIAARLRTQQVMIARRTVAKYRAEDNIPSANQRKRFF; encoded by the coding sequence ATGAAACTGCGACTCGATCTGAAGCTCAGCCAAAAACTCATTATGACGCCGCAGTTGCAGCAGGCGATCAAGCTGTTGCAGCTGTCTCGCCTAGAGCTTCAGCAGAGCCTGCAGCAGCATCTCATGGAGAATCCGCTGCTCGACGAACTCGTTGCCGAAACGGAGGAAGCCGAAGAGACTGCGACCGCTGAGCGGGAACAACCGGAATTGCCCTCTTCCACCAGTACGCGTGCAGAGGAGGTCGAGCGGGAAGACAAGCCGGTCGAGGGCGGAGAAAACGCAGAGGAGTTTTCCGCCTCAAGCTGGGAAGACTATTTCGACACTGACCTTCGACGTGGGGAGGCCGAATATGGGGCATCCTCGCAGGACGAATTTCCCTCGTACGAGCAGACCGTCGCAAAATCGGCGTCTCTGGAGGACCACCTCGCGTGGCAATTGTCGCTGTCGGGACTGTCTCCGCGCGAAAAGGAGATCGGACGCCTGATCATCGGCAACTTGGACGACGACGGATACCTTCGCATGACCTTGGATGAGCTGGTTTCCGATACGCCCTATAGCGTCGCTGAGGCCGAATCGGTTCTAAAAGACGTGCAGGGCTTTGATCCCACCGGCGTCGCCGCCCGCGATCTTCCGGAGTGTCTCCTGCTCCAACTGGGGTTCCTCGGCCGCCGGCCCATAGGTGCGTTGGGCGCCCGACCCGGTGAGCTCAAGGGGTCTATTCTCGAAGCGATCGTGCTCCACCACCTCAAAGATCTGGAAAAGAAGCAGTACGCCAGGATCTCCAAGGCGCTCAATATCTCGATGGAGGACGTGTTCCGGGCCACGAAGGTGATCGAGGCGCTGGAACCCAAGCCGGGGCGGCCTTTTTCCAATACACAAAATTACGTGATCGTGCCGGATGTGTTCGTCGTCAAGAACGAAGGCGAATGGGAAGTTCTGCTGAACGACGATGGCCTGCCCCGCATGCGGATCAGCCCTTACTACAAGCAGCTCATGTCTTCCGGCCGCTCCGGTTCGGCGGAAACCAAGGCCTATCTCGACGAGAAATTACGCGCCGCCCAGTGGGTCATCCGCAGCATCGAGCAACGGAACAAGACGATCGTCAAAGTCGTCTCGAGCATCGTGAAATTCCAGGAGGCCTTCTTCGAGAAGGGGATCCAATACCTGAAACCCCTGGTGCTGAAACAAGTGGCCGAGGATATCGGGATGCATGAATCTACGATCAGCCGGGTGACGGCCAACAAGTACATGTACTGTCCGCAAGGAATGCTTGAACTCAAGTTCTTCTTCAATGCCGGCCTTCAGCGGGCTGACCAGCCATCCGATATGCTGTCGTCCCTGACGGTGCGGGAGATGATTCGTAAGATGGTGGCGGATGAAGACGCGCGAAAGCCGCTGAAGGATGAAGAGATCGCCGCGCGTCTCAGAACCCAGCAGGTGATGATCGCGCGAAGGACCGTGGCGAAATATCGCGCGGAGGACAACATTCCCTCAGCGAACCAGCGGAAGCGCTTTTTCTAG
- the lptB gene encoding LPS export ABC transporter ATP-binding protein, with the protein MRAESPRPTAAPVQQDRLAATGLEKSFRSRKVVKGVSIDVRAGEVVGLLGPNGAGKTTIFDMMVGLCQPDAGRIALNTDDITDLPMYKRARRGIGYLPQESSVFRRLSVEHNILAILEMLGYSGSERAERVENLLKELDLVHIRKSKAYALSGGERRRLEITRALATSPSFMLLDEPFAGIDPIAVADIQQIIIRLKQRHIGVLITDHNVRETLSITDRAYIINEGTILEAGSPAVIEKSEMARAVYLGEGFRL; encoded by the coding sequence ATGCGAGCGGAATCGCCGCGGCCGACCGCCGCGCCGGTCCAGCAGGATCGACTCGCTGCCACGGGCCTCGAGAAGAGCTTTCGTAGCCGCAAGGTCGTCAAGGGTGTGTCGATCGATGTGCGGGCGGGAGAGGTCGTCGGCCTGCTGGGACCGAACGGCGCGGGCAAGACGACGATCTTCGATATGATGGTGGGACTCTGCCAGCCTGATGCCGGACGGATTGCCCTGAATACCGACGATATTACCGATCTGCCCATGTACAAGCGGGCCCGCCGCGGCATCGGGTATTTGCCGCAGGAGTCGTCGGTCTTTCGTCGTTTGTCGGTGGAACACAATATTCTTGCGATTCTGGAGATGCTGGGCTATTCCGGAAGTGAGCGGGCAGAGCGAGTGGAGAATTTGCTGAAAGAATTGGATCTCGTTCATATCCGGAAGAGCAAGGCCTACGCCCTCTCAGGCGGCGAGCGGCGCCGGCTGGAGATCACACGCGCGCTGGCGACGAGCCCGTCTTTCATGCTGCTTGACGAACCGTTCGCCGGTATCGATCCCATCGCCGTCGCGGATATTCAGCAGATCATCATCCGCCTGAAGCAACGGCACATCGGCGTACTGATCACCGACCACAACGTACGGGAAACCCTGTCGATCACCGATCGTGCCTATATCATCAACGAGGGAACGATACTCGAGGCCGGCTCTCCTGCGGTGATCGAAAAGAGCGAAATGGCCAGGGCCGTCTACCTTGGGGAAGGCTTCCGCCTGTAA
- the lptC gene encoding LPS export ABC transporter periplasmic protein LptC: MWERWIRRGLLALSVMLAASLGYLLITRSDSGSSSRSVAAVGKEPADARIQDFTFTQTKGETVQWKVQAEQARLFEHENRALLNNVQITLYGAQGKELTLSGEEGSLDTQTKNFNLSNRTKPIVVETQSGYTILTNHLVWTDARHEIQTAEDVTINGHGLQVTGRGLLGKLDTEEFQVLHDVRVDVVPAS; the protein is encoded by the coding sequence ATGTGGGAACGTTGGATACGGCGTGGCTTACTCGCTCTCAGCGTGATGTTAGCCGCATCGTTGGGATATCTCCTCATCACCCGGTCCGACTCGGGGTCATCTTCTCGATCGGTCGCCGCAGTCGGGAAGGAGCCGGCGGACGCACGCATACAGGATTTCACGTTTACCCAGACCAAGGGCGAGACTGTTCAGTGGAAGGTGCAGGCCGAACAGGCCCGTTTGTTCGAACACGAAAATCGTGCCCTGCTGAATAATGTGCAAATTACACTCTACGGTGCGCAGGGGAAAGAACTCACGCTGTCCGGCGAAGAGGGCTCCCTCGATACCCAAACCAAAAACTTCAATCTCTCCAATCGGACGAAACCCATCGTGGTGGAAACGCAGAGCGGGTACACCATCCTTACCAACCATTTGGTGTGGACCGACGCGCGCCACGAAATCCAAACCGCCGAAGATGTCACGATCAACGGCCATGGACTACAGGTGACGGGTCGTGGATTGCTTGGCAAATTGGATACGGAAGAGTTTCAGGTATTGCACGATGTTCGTGTGGATGTTGTTCCTGCTTCTTAA
- the rplQ gene encoding 50S ribosomal protein L17, translated as MRHKKKGRQLGRQTKHRWALFRNLVTSLIDQERIETTEAKAKEIRGFTDEMITLGKEGSLPARRRALSFLRSKAVVSKLFTDVAPRFRDRQGGYTRIIKTRRRVGDAAEMVAIELVARAERAVAKPSEPAAPAAKSGNPDKDAPSAEA; from the coding sequence GTGCGGCACAAAAAGAAGGGCAGACAGCTCGGACGTCAAACCAAACATCGATGGGCGCTGTTTCGGAACCTCGTGACCTCGCTCATTGATCAGGAGCGGATCGAGACCACCGAGGCCAAGGCCAAGGAGATCAGAGGCTTTACCGACGAGATGATCACCCTCGGCAAAGAAGGGAGTCTCCCTGCCCGTCGTCGGGCGCTCAGCTTCTTGCGCAGCAAGGCGGTCGTCTCAAAATTGTTCACAGATGTGGCGCCGCGCTTCCGCGATCGCCAGGGCGGCTATACGCGGATCATCAAGACGCGTCGGCGCGTTGGTGACGCAGCCGAGATGGTCGCCATTGAGCTGGTTGCAAGGGCGGAACGTGCGGTGGCGAAACCCTCCGAGCCCGCAGCGCCGGCAGCAAAAAGCGGCAATCCGGATAAGGACGCTCCCTCCGCGGAGGCCTAA
- a CDS encoding DNA-directed RNA polymerase subunit alpha produces MKDFQIPMRVEVDKDTLSPTFGRFTTEAFERGFGTTVGNSLRRVLLSSLTGAAVTTVKIEGVLHEFSTIPGVTEDVTSIILNIKSLRLALQGDKPKTIRLKKKGPGEAKGSDIIHDGDLSILTPDLHIATLDKDATLDMEMTVKHGRGYVPAERNKEEGLPIGVIAVDSIFSPIKRVNFHVENARVGRMTDYDKLTLEIWTDGTISPRDALSNAASILRDHLDIFINPEERSDAKPAAGAEESSFEVNKNLYRSVNELELSVRAANCLKNANIKTIADLVQKTEAEMLKTKNFGKKSLNEIKEILTEMGLSLGMRVDALPSGDGGVRTE; encoded by the coding sequence ATGAAAGACTTTCAGATCCCCATGCGGGTGGAAGTCGACAAGGACACTCTTTCCCCGACATTTGGTCGATTCACCACAGAGGCGTTCGAGCGAGGATTCGGGACCACGGTCGGAAACTCTCTCCGCCGCGTGCTCTTGTCTTCATTGACGGGCGCTGCGGTTACGACCGTGAAGATCGAAGGGGTGTTGCATGAGTTCTCCACAATTCCCGGCGTCACGGAGGATGTGACCTCGATCATTCTGAACATCAAGAGTCTTCGTCTGGCGCTGCAGGGCGACAAGCCAAAGACCATTCGCCTGAAGAAGAAGGGGCCAGGGGAAGCTAAAGGGTCCGATATCATTCACGACGGCGATTTGTCGATTCTCACGCCGGACTTGCATATTGCCACGCTGGATAAGGATGCCACGCTGGACATGGAAATGACCGTCAAGCATGGTCGAGGCTATGTGCCGGCTGAACGAAACAAGGAAGAGGGGCTGCCGATTGGGGTCATTGCGGTGGACTCCATCTTCTCCCCAATCAAGCGAGTCAACTTCCATGTGGAGAACGCGCGTGTCGGTCGGATGACGGACTACGACAAGCTTACCTTGGAAATCTGGACGGATGGGACCATCTCCCCGCGGGATGCCTTGTCGAATGCGGCCAGTATTCTCCGGGATCACCTCGATATCTTTATCAATCCCGAGGAGCGCTCCGATGCCAAGCCTGCGGCTGGCGCAGAGGAATCCTCTTTCGAGGTTAACAAGAATCTGTACCGCAGCGTCAACGAGCTTGAGTTGTCGGTTCGCGCCGCCAACTGCTTGAAAAACGCCAACATCAAGACGATTGCCGACTTGGTGCAAAAAACCGAAGCCGAAATGCTGAAGACCAAGAATTTCGGCAAGAAGTCGCTGAACGAGATCAAGGAAATTCTGACCGAAATGGGCTTGAGCCTCGGGATGAGGGTGGACGCCCTACCGTCCGGTGACGGTGGAGTGCGGACAGAGTAA
- the rpsD gene encoding 30S ribosomal protein S4: protein MAKYCGPVCRLCRREGEKLFLKGSRCMTEKCAIERRSYPPGQHGQARPRISDYSLQLREKQKLKRIYGLQEGQFRGIFERAERQTGVTGDALLRLLECRLDNVVYRLGFGASRKEARQLINHGHMMINGRKITAPGALVKVGDAIEVRENSRELQPIQGALAAVDGRGIPEWLELDKTAYKGTIRSLPAKEHIALPVNEQMVVELYSR, encoded by the coding sequence GTGGCTAAATATTGCGGGCCTGTCTGCCGGTTATGTCGGAGAGAAGGCGAGAAGTTGTTTTTGAAAGGCTCTCGATGCATGACCGAGAAATGCGCCATCGAGCGCCGGAGTTATCCGCCGGGTCAGCACGGTCAAGCTCGTCCGCGGATCTCGGACTATAGTCTGCAGTTGCGTGAGAAACAGAAGCTGAAGAGGATCTACGGCCTGCAGGAAGGCCAGTTCCGCGGTATTTTTGAACGCGCGGAACGTCAAACCGGTGTGACCGGCGATGCCCTGCTTCGTCTGTTGGAGTGCCGTTTGGACAACGTGGTCTACCGCTTGGGATTCGGCGCGTCGCGCAAAGAGGCTCGCCAACTCATTAATCACGGACACATGATGATCAATGGCCGGAAGATCACGGCTCCCGGCGCACTCGTGAAGGTCGGCGATGCCATCGAAGTACGGGAAAACAGCCGCGAACTCCAGCCGATCCAAGGCGCGCTTGCGGCGGTCGATGGTCGTGGCATTCCCGAATGGTTGGAATTAGACAAGACGGCGTACAAAGGGACGATCCGGTCCTTGCCCGCCAAGGAACATATTGCATTGCCGGTTAATGAGCAGATGGTCGTCGAGTTGTACTCTCGGTAG
- the rpsK gene encoding 30S ribosomal protein S11, translating into MSVKKGKKKERKIVQSGVAHVQASFNNTIVTITDMSGNTVVWASAGNQGFKGSRKSTPFAAQRAGEAAARKAMENGMRQVDVYVNGPGAGRESAIRSLQSAGLRINLIRDVTPIPHNGCRPPKRRRV; encoded by the coding sequence ATGAGTGTGAAGAAGGGTAAGAAAAAAGAGCGCAAGATCGTACAGAGCGGCGTCGCCCACGTGCAGGCGTCGTTCAACAATACCATCGTGACGATCACTGATATGAGCGGCAACACGGTCGTGTGGGCCAGTGCAGGCAACCAGGGCTTCAAGGGGTCGCGGAAAAGCACTCCCTTCGCCGCCCAGCGGGCCGGTGAAGCGGCGGCGCGTAAAGCGATGGAAAATGGAATGCGTCAGGTAGACGTGTACGTCAACGGTCCTGGTGCCGGGCGAGAATCAGCCATCCGTTCGCTCCAAAGCGCTGGACTGAGAATCAATCTGATTCGGGACGTCACGCCGATTCCGCACAATGGATGCCGTCCTCCTAAGCGGAGACGGGTGTAA
- the rpsM gene encoding 30S ribosomal protein S13, producing the protein MARIAGVDLPREKRIDIGLTYVYGIGRASALAILKKAGIDGATRVKDLSEDKIVKLREVIDQDYQVEGDLRKEVSMNIKRLVDTGTFRGLRHRKSLPVRGQRTKTNARTRKGRRAGVGSKPKRPAGSAG; encoded by the coding sequence ATGGCACGCATTGCCGGAGTAGATTTGCCCAGGGAAAAGCGCATCGACATCGGGCTGACGTATGTCTATGGGATCGGCCGCGCGTCGGCGCTGGCGATTCTGAAAAAGGCCGGCATCGATGGGGCCACGCGCGTGAAAGATCTGAGCGAAGACAAGATCGTCAAGCTTCGTGAGGTGATCGACCAAGATTATCAGGTCGAAGGCGATCTTCGTAAAGAAGTATCCATGAACATCAAGCGGCTGGTGGATACCGGCACGTTCCGAGGCCTCCGGCATCGGAAGAGTCTGCCTGTGCGCGGACAGCGCACCAAGACCAATGCACGGACCCGAAAGGGGCGTCGCGCGGGTGTCGGCAGCAAACCTAAGAGGCCGGCCGGTTCGGCAGGCTGA
- the rpmJ gene encoding 50S ribosomal protein L36, whose translation MKVKSSVKPICAKCKVVRRRGVVRVLCANPRHKQRQG comes from the coding sequence ATGAAAGTGAAGTCGTCGGTTAAGCCTATTTGTGCAAAATGTAAGGTCGTCCGCCGCCGAGGTGTGGTACGGGTCCTGTGCGCGAACCCTCGGCACAAGCAGCGGCAGGGATAA
- the infA gene encoding translation initiation factor IF-1, producing the protein MPKEDVIEVTGTVSETLPNAMFRVELENGHKILAHISGKMRMHFIRILPGDKVTVELSPYDLTRGRITYRFK; encoded by the coding sequence GTGCCGAAAGAAGACGTCATAGAAGTAACCGGTACGGTGTCAGAGACGCTTCCAAATGCCATGTTTCGAGTAGAACTTGAGAACGGGCACAAGATTTTAGCCCACATTTCCGGCAAAATGCGGATGCATTTTATTCGTATCTTGCCGGGCGACAAAGTCACGGTGGAACTGTCCCCGTACGATTTGACCAGGGGACGCATTACCTATCGCTTCAAGTAG
- the map gene encoding type I methionyl aminopeptidase, whose product MIVMKTPEEVELIAKASKVVAEVLNVLKEQVAPGITTDDLDRMAEEGIKGRGAIPAFKGYRSYPKTLCASVNEQVVHGIPSKRRLKEGDIIGLDLGAIVSGFYGDSAVTVPVGTASSESLRLIQVTEESLHRGIAKAVVGNRLSDISHAIQTHVEAAGFSVVTEFVGHGIGRQLHEEPQVPNYGRPGQGPRLQVGMVLAIEPMVNMGASGIRILDDRWTAVTQDGRWSAHFEHTIAIQPSGPARILSSTSH is encoded by the coding sequence ATGATCGTGATGAAGACGCCGGAGGAAGTGGAACTCATCGCCAAGGCGTCGAAAGTGGTGGCGGAAGTCCTGAATGTACTGAAGGAGCAGGTCGCGCCGGGCATTACCACCGACGATCTGGACCGGATGGCCGAAGAGGGTATTAAGGGGCGAGGCGCCATCCCGGCGTTCAAGGGATATCGGAGCTATCCTAAGACTCTCTGTGCATCAGTCAATGAACAGGTAGTCCACGGGATCCCCTCCAAGCGGCGATTGAAGGAAGGCGACATTATCGGATTGGATCTTGGCGCCATCGTATCGGGCTTTTACGGTGATTCGGCAGTGACAGTTCCTGTGGGAACGGCTTCTTCGGAATCGCTACGGCTGATTCAGGTGACGGAAGAATCGCTCCACCGTGGGATTGCGAAGGCGGTTGTCGGCAATCGGCTTTCCGATATTTCCCACGCGATTCAAACGCACGTCGAGGCGGCAGGCTTCTCAGTCGTCACGGAGTTCGTGGGGCACGGAATCGGTAGGCAGTTGCACGAAGAACCCCAGGTCCCCAATTACGGGCGTCCCGGTCAGGGACCTCGCTTACAAGTTGGGATGGTACTGGCGATCGAACCAATGGTAAATATGGGGGCCAGCGGAATTCGGATTTTAGACGATCGCTGGACGGCGGTGACACAGGACGGTCGGTGGTCGGCCCATTTCGAGCATACCATCGCTATTCAGCCGTCTGGGCCGGCCCGGATTTTGTCTAGTACGTCCCACTGA